A single uncultured Acetobacterium sp. DNA region contains:
- a CDS encoding SoxR reducing system RseC family protein — MKEIGTVKELSGNNAVVEIKRNSACGECGACHVSKDQSIMLTMAKNPLNAKSGETVEVEMEFVNLFFAAFIMYGLPLIAFLFGSCSAYFLVGILNIGWDQVLTSFLTGICLTVMSYLVIRYFDRKGQFKSKYQPVITGIVEAVETTKTPMESRMGL; from the coding sequence ATGAAAGAAATTGGAACCGTAAAAGAGCTTAGCGGCAATAATGCGGTTGTTGAAATCAAGCGAAATTCTGCTTGTGGGGAGTGTGGCGCCTGTCATGTCAGTAAAGATCAATCGATTATGTTGACGATGGCAAAAAACCCACTCAATGCCAAAAGCGGAGAAACTGTCGAAGTTGAGATGGAATTTGTTAATTTGTTTTTCGCTGCATTTATCATGTATGGGTTACCATTAATTGCCTTTCTGTTTGGAAGCTGTTCTGCATACTTTTTAGTTGGTATATTAAATATTGGCTGGGATCAGGTGCTGACGTCGTTTTTGACCGGGATTTGTCTAACCGTAATGTCATATCTGGTGATCCGATATTTTGATCGAAAAGGTCAATTTAAAAGTAAGTATCAACCTGTAATCACAGGCATTGTTGAAGCAGTGGAAACGACAAAAACGCCCATGGAGTCACGTATGGGTCTTTAA
- the aspS gene encoding aspartate--tRNA ligase: MNTYYRNTMCGELSADNVGQVVQLAGWVDNRRNLGGVLFIDLRDRSGKIQLVVNEERPEAFEIAEKVRNEYVLSVKGTVVLRSAENVNKNIPTGEIEVEINELKILDSSETPPIYIEDNDQTNEAVRLKYRYLDLRKPKYQKILRIRHQTAAIARNFLNEQGFLEVETPMLAKPTPEGARDFLVPSRVQKGKFFGLPQSPQLYKQILMISGVDRYYQVAKCFRDEDLRQDRQPEFTQIDMEMSFIDKDDIIKINEDMIAKIMKEVKGVEVQTPMVRMTYQEAMDQYGSDKPDTRFGLKLIDLSKIVENSEFKVFSGAVKKGGSVRAINAKGAQDKLSKKGIKGLENFAKIYKAKGLAWIDVSEDEMKSPILKFISEAEKEAIFKITDAEPGDLIFIIADTNEIVCNALGQLRLELARKLEYDLKDQYNFLWVTDFPLLEYDVEAGRYTAKHHPFTMPLEEDLQYLETDLLKVRADAYDMVVNGVELGGGSIRIHNQGIQEKVFKALGFTKESAWEQFGFLLEALKYGTPPHGGLAFGLDRLVMLLTDNENIRDVIAFPKTQNHGCLMMDAPANASLDQLIDLGISVDEL, from the coding sequence ATGAATACTTATTATAGAAACACCATGTGTGGAGAATTATCAGCTGATAATGTTGGTCAGGTCGTTCAACTGGCAGGCTGGGTAGATAATCGTCGAAACCTTGGCGGGGTTCTTTTTATTGATTTAAGAGACCGCTCAGGAAAGATTCAGCTTGTAGTTAATGAAGAAAGACCGGAAGCATTTGAGATTGCTGAAAAAGTTAGAAATGAATATGTCCTGTCTGTTAAAGGGACGGTCGTACTAAGAAGTGCAGAAAATGTCAATAAAAATATACCAACCGGTGAGATTGAAGTTGAGATTAATGAATTGAAAATTCTGGATTCTTCTGAAACACCCCCAATCTATATTGAAGATAATGATCAGACCAATGAAGCGGTACGCTTAAAATACCGTTACCTGGATTTAAGAAAACCAAAATATCAAAAGATCTTGAGGATTCGCCATCAAACAGCAGCTATTGCCAGAAACTTCTTAAATGAACAAGGATTTCTGGAAGTTGAGACCCCAATGCTGGCAAAACCAACCCCTGAAGGAGCCAGAGATTTCCTGGTACCATCCCGGGTTCAAAAAGGAAAGTTCTTTGGACTGCCCCAATCACCCCAGTTATACAAACAAATTTTAATGATTTCTGGAGTAGATCGTTACTATCAAGTGGCAAAATGTTTCAGAGATGAAGATTTAAGACAGGATCGTCAGCCGGAGTTTACCCAGATTGATATGGAAATGTCGTTCATCGATAAAGATGATATTATAAAAATCAACGAAGATATGATTGCTAAAATCATGAAAGAAGTCAAAGGTGTTGAAGTTCAAACCCCAATGGTGCGAATGACTTATCAGGAAGCCATGGATCAATATGGTTCCGACAAGCCGGACACCCGATTTGGATTAAAACTGATTGATTTATCCAAAATTGTCGAAAATTCAGAATTCAAAGTATTTTCCGGTGCCGTGAAAAAAGGCGGAAGCGTTCGTGCCATTAATGCCAAAGGTGCGCAAGACAAATTAAGCAAGAAAGGAATTAAAGGACTGGAGAACTTTGCCAAGATTTATAAGGCTAAAGGTCTGGCCTGGATTGACGTATCAGAAGATGAAATGAAATCGCCAATTCTAAAATTTATCTCAGAAGCAGAAAAAGAAGCGATCTTCAAAATAACCGATGCAGAACCAGGCGATTTAATCTTTATTATTGCTGATACCAACGAAATAGTTTGTAATGCTCTAGGCCAATTGCGTTTGGAACTGGCACGTAAATTAGAATATGATTTAAAAGACCAGTACAATTTTCTGTGGGTAACAGATTTTCCACTGCTCGAATACGACGTAGAAGCCGGACGTTATACTGCAAAACATCATCCATTTACGATGCCATTAGAAGAGGATTTGCAATATCTGGAAACAGATCTGTTAAAAGTTCGGGCGGATGCTTATGATATGGTTGTTAATGGTGTCGAATTAGGTGGTGGTAGTATTCGTATTCATAATCAGGGGATTCAGGAAAAAGTATTTAAAGCACTTGGTTTTACCAAGGAATCCGCATGGGAACAATTTGGCTTCCTGCTGGAAGCACTGAAATATGGAACCCCTCCTCATGGCGGATTAGCATTTGGTTTAGACCGATTGGTTATGCTACTCACCGATAACGAAAATATCCGCGATGTTATTGCTTTTCCTAAGACCCAGAACCATGGCTGCCTGATGATGGATGCCCCAGCCAATGCTAGTTTGGATCAACTCATTGATTTGGGTATCAGTGTTGATGAACTGTAA
- a CDS encoding YggS family pyridoxal phosphate-dependent enzyme has translation MISDNINRIKSEIPEHVTLVAVSKYQSVEDTQAVLDAGVYDLGESKVQDFLKKHEILGDRPRWHFIGHLQKNKVKYLIGKTFLIHSVDSIELLDVIEREGKKQGIITDVLLQLNLAREDSKSGILIEELGIVLESLPKYQFVKVKGLMAMGPLTQNNDKIREIFVELKKIYDKIKEESMDEVLEMNYLSMGMTDDYTIAIEEGSNMIRVGRKIFS, from the coding sequence GTGATTTCAGACAATATTAATCGAATCAAATCCGAAATACCAGAACATGTTACACTTGTTGCTGTTTCCAAGTATCAAAGTGTGGAAGATACCCAAGCGGTATTGGATGCAGGGGTCTATGATCTTGGCGAAAGCAAGGTTCAGGATTTTCTAAAAAAGCACGAAATTTTAGGAGATCGTCCAAGATGGCATTTTATCGGACACTTGCAAAAAAATAAGGTAAAATATCTGATTGGAAAAACGTTCCTGATCCATTCTGTTGACTCGATCGAATTACTTGATGTGATCGAGCGGGAAGGAAAAAAACAAGGAATTATAACAGATGTACTGCTTCAATTAAATTTAGCGCGCGAGGACAGTAAGTCAGGGATTCTCATTGAAGAACTGGGGATCGTTCTTGAATCCTTGCCTAAATATCAGTTTGTTAAAGTCAAAGGACTGATGGCAATGGGACCATTAACCCAAAATAATGATAAAATTCGTGAGATTTTTGTGGAATTAAAAAAAATTTATGATAAAATAAAAGAGGAATCTATGGACGAGGTTTTAGAAATGAACTATCTGTCCATGGGTATGACTGATGATTATACCATTGCAATAGAAGAAGGCTCCAATATGATAAGAGTTGGACGCAAAATATTTAGTTAG
- a CDS encoding MBG domain-containing protein: protein MKVTNPNYADSPAVESSISITKAPATIVIDSKTKVFGTTDPALTAVVGGIVNGDSLAYTLDRADGETVGTYAITAAVKAEENPNYSITVTRGILEILKAEGNSLNITDFKGVYDGETHGLSAVSAGIEGSTIWYRNNSQSDEQEWSINPLVYTEAGTYFVDVKVTNPNYEDSYGSGTVEINQAEVTVNGNNLEVVYNGSEQDVTGYITSTLLPGYTLTGEVRASGTNVGTYQTAIISPIIINHDGNDVTKNFKINEVKGTLTISKKQVTITADDKSKTFGTTDPKLTATVVGLLGDDTVDYFLTREPGEDVGTYDIYVNLREFSNADMAAMSSFYYGEYSYPSDIYRNYDIETVNGTFTILPIPITVSNINYLPGAEGVTNMPANQTNIVAGTQQTISTQVPVRTGYTFTGWEVSGTTAIDGAFTMPANDVNITATWKVNQYDLTIIYQYAVGQESDLSALPATVNEKLSFGESFSKTSGSIPGYNANPIVVSGTMGVNGYSAVVIYSKADSQWNNINYIPGANNVTNMPGNLTSILVGTPEIVSTQIPVRDGYTFNGWVVSGVTATDGKFNMPANDVNITATWMAIPVVPVTPATPVTPAAVTPAVAAPVAATAVVAAVPAAVGLTTIADPATPLAAGNTTTIEDQKTPLASTELDEHKCCILHFLILLLALLILILYTRSMKKRQEHIFELRTMIAEDDHKDPERIS from the coding sequence GTGAAGGTAACCAATCCGAACTATGCAGACAGCCCGGCGGTAGAAAGCTCAATCAGCATCACCAAAGCGCCAGCGACGATTGTGATCGATAGCAAGACGAAAGTCTTCGGCACGACAGATCCCGCATTAACGGCAGTGGTGGGAGGAATTGTCAACGGCGACAGCCTGGCATACACATTAGACCGGGCTGACGGCGAAACCGTAGGAACCTATGCGATTACAGCAGCAGTGAAAGCGGAAGAAAACCCGAATTACAGCATTACCGTCACCAGAGGGATACTGGAGATTTTGAAAGCTGAAGGCAATTCTTTGAATATTACTGATTTCAAAGGAGTATATGATGGAGAAACACATGGCTTAAGTGCAGTGAGTGCCGGAATAGAAGGATCTACAATCTGGTATAGAAACAACAGTCAGAGTGATGAACAAGAGTGGAGTATCAATCCACTAGTCTATACTGAGGCCGGCACCTACTTCGTCGATGTGAAGGTAACCAATCCGAACTATGAAGATAGTTACGGAAGTGGCACCGTTGAGATTAACCAAGCTGAAGTAACCGTAAACGGAAACAACTTAGAAGTAGTCTATAACGGATCTGAACAAGACGTAACCGGATACATCACAAGCACCCTGTTGCCAGGATACACCCTGACCGGAGAAGTCCGAGCGAGCGGAACAAATGTGGGAACCTATCAAACGGCGATCATCAGCCCAATCATCATCAACCATGATGGTAACGATGTGACTAAGAACTTCAAGATCAACGAAGTCAAGGGAACATTGACAATTTCGAAAAAACAAGTAACAATCACAGCAGATGATAAGTCCAAAACTTTTGGTACTACAGATCCTAAGCTAACTGCAACTGTTGTAGGGCTCTTAGGTGACGACACGGTCGACTATTTCTTGACCAGAGAACCGGGGGAAGATGTTGGTACTTATGACATTTATGTGAATCTAAGAGAATTCAGCAACGCTGATATGGCAGCAATGTCCAGTTTCTATTATGGTGAATACAGCTACCCAAGCGATATTTACAGAAACTATGATATTGAAACAGTGAACGGAACATTCACAATTTTACCAATTCCAATCACGGTAAGTAACATTAACTACTTACCTGGTGCAGAAGGTGTCACAAATATGCCTGCCAACCAGACAAATATTGTTGCTGGTACTCAACAAACCATATCAACTCAGGTACCGGTTAGAACAGGCTATACCTTTACAGGATGGGAAGTAAGCGGAACAACCGCAATTGATGGTGCATTTACTATGCCAGCTAATGATGTTAATATCACGGCTACATGGAAGGTCAATCAATATGACTTGACCATTATCTATCAATATGCAGTTGGCCAGGAAAGCGATCTTTCTGCCCTGCCAGCTACAGTTAATGAAAAACTTAGCTTTGGTGAAAGCTTCAGCAAGACCAGCGGGTCTATTCCAGGCTATAATGCCAATCCAATTGTAGTCAGTGGCACCATGGGTGTTAATGGCTACAGTGCTGTAGTTATCTACAGCAAAGCGGATAGTCAATGGAATAACATTAACTACATACCTGGAGCTAACAATGTCACCAATATGCCTGGTAATCTAACTAGTATTTTAGTTGGAACACCAGAGATCGTATCAACGCAAATTCCTGTCCGAGACGGTTATACCTTTAACGGATGGGTAGTTAGCGGAGTTACTGCGACTGACGGAAAATTCAACATGCCAGCGAATGATGTAAACATCACGGCTACTTGGATGGCAATTCCGGTTGTTCCAGTAACACCAGCGACACCTGTTACTCCGGCAGCAGTAACACCAGCTGTAGCGGCGCCGGTTGCAGCAACCGCAGTTGTGGCAGCAGTACCGGCAGCGGTTGGATTAACAACTATCGCTGATCCAGCAACACCACTTGCAGCAGGTAATACGACAACGATTGAAGATCAAAAAACACCACTAGCAAGCACTGAACTGGATGAACACAAATGCTGTATACTTCACTTCTTAATTCTTTTACTCGCTTTATTAATCTTGATTCTTTACACAAGAAGCATGAAAAAGCGACAGGAACATATTTTTGAATTAAGAACAATGATCGCAGAAGATGATCATAAAGATCCAGAAAGAATAAGTTAA
- a CDS encoding MBG domain-containing protein — protein sequence MGGIVNGDSLAYTLDRADGETVGTYAITAAVKAEENPNYSITVTENSLSITPATGNVATAPAVTAVYDGKGHVLTPGASIEGSTPMYSVNGGTTWTETAPSYTDVGVYPVLVKVTNPNYADSPAVESSISITKAPATIVIDSKTKVFGTTDPALTAVVGGIVNGDSLAYTLDRADGETVGTYAITAAVKAEENPNYSITVTENSLSITPATGNVATAPAVTAVYDGKGHVLTPGASIEGSTPMYSVNGGTTWTETAPSYTDVGVYPVLVKVTNPNYADSPAVESSISITKAPATIVIDSKTKVFGTTDPALTAVVGGIVNGDSLAYTLDRADGETVGTYAITAAVKAEENPNYSITVTENSLSITPATGNVATAPAVTAVYDGKGHVLTPGASIEGSTPMYSVNGGTTWTETAPSYTDVGVYPVLVKVTNPNYADSPAVESSISITKAPATIVIDSKTKVFGTTDPALTAVVGGIVNGDSLAYTLDRADGETVGTYAITAAVKAEENPNYSITVTENSLSITPATGNVATAPAVTAVYDGKGHVLTPGASIEGSTPMYSVNGGTTWTETAPSYTDVGVYPVLVKVTNPNYADSPAVESSISITKAPATIVIDSKTKVFGTTDPALTAVVGGIVNGDSLAYTLDRADGETVGTYAITAAVKAEENPNYSITVTENSLSITPATGNVATAPAVTAVYDGKGHVLTPGASIEGSTPMYSVNGGTTWTETAPSYTDVGVYPVLVKVTNPNYADSPAVESSISITKAPATIVIDSKTKVFGTTDPALTAVVGGIVNGDSLAYTLDRADGETVGTYAITAAVKAEENPNYSITVTENSLSITPATGNVATAPAVTAVYDGKGHVLTPGASIEGSTPMYSVNGGTTWTETAPSYTDVGVYPVLVKVTNPNYADSPAVESSISITKAPATIVIDSKTKVFGTTDPALTAVVGGIVNGDSLAYTLDRADGETVGTYAITAAVKAEENPNYSITVTENSLSITPATGNVATAPAVTAVYDGKGHVLTPGASIEGSTPMYSVNGGTTWTETAPSYTDVGVYPVLVKVTNPNYADSPAVESSISITKAPATIVIDSKTKVFGTTDPALTAVVGGIVNGDSLAYTLDRADGETVGTYAITAAVKAEENPNYSITVTENSLSITPATGNVATAPAVTAVYDGKGHVLTPGASIEGSTPMYSVNGGTTWTETAPSYTDVGVYPVLVKVTNPNYADSPAVESSISITKAPATIVIDSKTKVFGTTDPALTAVVGGIVNGDSLAYTLDRADGETVGTYAITAAVKAEENPNYSITVTENSLSITPATGNVATAPAVTAVYDGKGHVLTPGASIEGSTPMYSVNGGTTWTETAPSYTDVGVYPVLVKVTNPNYADSPAVESSISITKAPATIVIDSKTKVFGTTDPALTAVVGGIVNGDSLAYDVGY from the coding sequence GTGGGAGGAATTGTCAACGGCGACAGCCTGGCATACACATTAGACCGGGCTGACGGCGAAACCGTAGGAACCTATGCGATTACAGCAGCAGTGAAAGCGGAAGAAAACCCGAATTACAGCATTACCGTTACAGAAAACAGCTTAAGCATCACCCCGGCAACGGGCAATGTAGCAACAGCACCAGCGGTAACAGCCGTTTATGACGGAAAAGGCCATGTACTGACCCCGGGCGCCAGCATTGAAGGATCAACTCCGATGTACAGCGTAAACGGCGGAACAACATGGACTGAAACAGCACCAAGCTATACCGATGTGGGAGTATACCCTGTATTAGTGAAGGTAACCAATCCGAACTATGCAGACAGCCCGGCGGTAGAAAGCTCAATCAGCATCACCAAAGCGCCAGCGACGATTGTGATCGATAGCAAGACGAAAGTCTTCGGCACGACAGATCCCGCATTAACGGCAGTGGTGGGAGGAATTGTCAACGGCGACAGCCTGGCATACACATTAGACCGGGCTGACGGCGAAACCGTAGGAACCTATGCGATTACAGCAGCAGTGAAAGCGGAAGAAAACCCGAATTACAGCATTACCGTTACAGAAAACAGCTTAAGCATCACCCCGGCAACGGGCAATGTAGCAACAGCACCAGCGGTAACAGCCGTTTATGACGGAAAAGGCCATGTACTGACCCCGGGCGCCAGCATTGAAGGATCAACTCCGATGTACAGCGTAAACGGCGGAACAACATGGACTGAAACAGCACCAAGCTATACCGATGTGGGAGTATATCCTGTATTAGTGAAGGTAACCAATCCGAACTATGCAGACAGCCCGGCGGTAGAAAGCTCAATCAGCATCACCAAAGCGCCAGCGACGATTGTGATCGATAGCAAGACGAAAGTCTTCGGCACGACAGATCCCGCATTAACGGCAGTGGTGGGAGGAATTGTCAACGGCGACAGTCTGGCATACACATTAGACCGGGCTGACGGCGAAACCGTAGGAACCTATGCGATTACAGCAGCAGTGAAAGCGGAAGAAAACCCGAATTACAGCATTACCGTTACAGAAAACAGCTTAAGCATCACCCCGGCAACGGGCAATGTAGCAACAGCACCAGCGGTAACAGCCGTTTATGACGGAAAAGGCCATGTACTGACCCCGGGCGCCAGCATTGAAGGATCAACTCCGATGTACAGCGTAAACGGCGGAACAACATGGACTGAAACAGCACCAAGCTATACCGATGTGGGAGTATATCCTGTATTAGTGAAGGTAACCAATCCGAACTATGCAGACAGCCCGGCGGTAGAAAGCTCAATCAGCATCACCAAAGCGCCAGCGACGATTGTGATCGATAGCAAGACGAAAGTCTTCGGCACGACAGATCCCGCATTAACGGCAGTGGTGGGAGGAATTGTCAACGGCGACAGTCTGGCATACACATTAGACCGGGCTGACGGCGAAACCGTAGGAACCTATGCGATTACAGCAGCAGTGAAAGCGGAAGAAAACCCGAATTACAGCATTACCGTTACAGAAAACAGCTTAAGCATCACCCCGGCAACGGGCAATGTAGCAACAGCACCAGCGGTAACAGCCGTTTATGACGGAAAAGGCCATGTACTGACCCCGGGCGCCAGCATTGAAGGATCAACTCCGATGTACAGCGTAAACGGCGGAACAACATGGACTGAAACAGCACCAAGCTATACCGATGTGGGAGTATATCCTGTATTAGTGAAGGTAACCAATCCGAACTATGCAGACAGCCCGGCGGTAGAAAGCTCAATCAGCATCACCAAAGCGCCAGCGACGATTGTGATCGATAGCAAGACGAAAGTCTTCGGCACGACAGATCCCGCATTAACGGCAGTGGTGGGAGGAATTGTCAACGGCGACAGTCTGGCATACACATTAGACCGGGCTGACGGCGAAACCGTAGGAACCTATGCGATTACAGCAGCAGTGAAAGCGGAAGAAAACCCGAATTACAGCATTACCGTTACAGAAAACAGCTTAAGCATCACCCCGGCAACGGGCAATGTAGCAACAGCACCAGCGGTAACAGCCGTTTATGACGGAAAAGGCCATGTACTGACCCCGGGCGCCAGCATTGAAGGATCAACTCCGATGTACAGCGTAAACGGCGGAACAACATGGACTGAAACAGCACCAAGCTATACCGATGTGGGAGTATATCCTGTATTAGTGAAGGTAACCAATCCGAACTATGCAGACAGCCCGGCGGTAGAAAGCTCAATCAGCATCACCAAAGCGCCAGCGACGATTGTGATCGATAGCAAGACGAAAGTCTTCGGCACGACAGATCCCGCATTAACGGCAGTGGTGGGAGGAATTGTCAACGGCGACAGCCTGGCATACACATTAGACCGGGCTGACGGCGAAACCGTAGGAACCTATGCGATTACAGCAGCAGTGAAAGCGGAAGAAAACCCGAATTACAGCATTACCGTTACAGAAAACAGCTTAAGCATCACCCCGGCAACGGGCAATGTAGCAACAGCACCAGCGGTAACAGCCGTTTATGACGGAAAAGGCCATGTACTGACCCCGGGCGCCAGCATTGAAGGATCAACTCCGATGTACAGCGTAAACGGCGGAACAACATGGACTGAAACAGCACCAAGCTATACCGATGTGGGAGTATACCCTGTATTAGTGAAGGTAACCAATCCGAACTATGCAGACAGCCCGGCGGTAGAAAGCTCAATCAGCATCACCAAAGCGCCAGCGACGATTGTGATCGATAGCAAGACGAAAGTCTTCGGCACGACAGATCCCGCATTAACGGCAGTGGTGGGAGGAATTGTCAACGGCGACAGCCTGGCATACACATTAGACCGGGCTGACGGCGAAACCGTAGGAACCTATGCGATTACAGCAGCAGTGAAAGCGGAAGAAAACCCGAATTACAGCATTACCGTTACAGAAAACAGCTTAAGCATCACCCCGGCAACGGGCAATGTAGCAACAGCACCAGCGGTAACAGCCGTTTATGACGGAAAAGGCCATGTACTGACCCCGGGCGCCAGCATTGAAGGATCAACTCCGATGTACAGCGTAAACGGCGGAACAACATGGACTGAAACAGCACCAAGCTATACCGATGTGGGAGTATATCCTGTATTAGTGAAGGTAACCAATCCGAACTATGCAGACAGCCCGGCGGTAGAAAGCTCAATCAGCATCACCAAAGCGCCAGCGACGATTGTGATCGATAGCAAGACGAAAGTCTTCGGCACGACAGATCCCGCATTAACGGCAGTGGTGGGAGGAATTGTCAACGGCGACAGTCTGGCATACACATTAGACCGGGCTGACGGCGAAACCGTAGGAACCTATGCGATTACAGCAGCAGTGAAAGCGGAAGAAAACCCGAATTACAGCATTACCGTTACAGAAAACAGCTTAAGCATCACCCCGGCAACGGGCAATGTAGCAACAGCACCAGCGGTAACAGCCGTTTATGACGGAAAAGGCCATGTACTGACCCCGGGCGCCAGCATTGAAGGATCAACTCCGATGTACAGCGTAAACGGCGGAACAACATGGACTGAAACAGCACCAAGCTATACCGATGTGGGAGTATATCCTGTATTAGTGAAGGTAACCAATCCGAACTATGCAGACAGCCCGGCGGTAGAAAGCTCAATCAGCATCACCAAAGCGCCAGCGACGATTGTGATCGATAGCAAGACGAAAGTCTTCGGCACGACAGATCCCGCATTAACGGCAGTGGTGGGAGGAATTGTCAACGGCGACAGCCTGGCATACACATTAGACCGGGCTGACGGCGAAACCGTAGGAACCTATGCGATTACAGCAGCAGTGAAAGCGGAAGAAAACCCGAATTACAGCATTACCGTTACAGAAAACAGCTTAAGCATCACCCCGGCAACGGGCAATGTAGCAACAGCACCAGCGGTAACAGCCGTTTATGACGGAAAAGGCCATGTACTGACCCCGGGCGCCAGCATTGAAGGATCAACTCCGATGTACAGCGTAAACGGCGGAACAACATGGACTGAAACAGCACCAAGCTATACCGATGTGGGAGTATATCCTGTATTAGTGAAGGTAACCAATCCGAACTATGCAGACAGCCCGGCGGTAGAAAGCTCAATCAGCATCACCAAAGCGCCAGCGACGATTGTGATCGATAGCAAGACGAAAGTCTTCGGCACGACAGATCCCGCATTAACGGCAGTGGTGGGAGGAATTGTCAACGGCGACAGCCTGGCATACGATGTGGGATATTAG
- a CDS encoding cell division protein SepF — translation MAAEKFKDKIIKVFGMEVDNEDGYDEIYEEDVYDNDTEDTKSAFSAPKAKKTPPSRRSELSLDDGPEVLVLEPEVFKDAPSICNKIRNNKTVVLNLKNTDYENGRKIFDFLSGALFALDGSINKIADNVFILAPKAVAVLTNPQQDDLDFNAPILEWDEDME, via the coding sequence ATGGCAGCAGAAAAATTTAAGGATAAAATTATTAAGGTTTTTGGCATGGAAGTAGACAATGAGGATGGTTATGATGAAATCTACGAAGAAGATGTTTATGATAACGACACCGAAGACACTAAAAGCGCGTTTAGTGCTCCAAAGGCTAAAAAGACACCCCCCTCAAGACGCAGTGAATTATCCCTTGACGACGGTCCAGAAGTTTTAGTGTTGGAACCTGAAGTTTTCAAAGATGCTCCAAGTATTTGTAATAAAATTCGTAATAATAAAACAGTGGTACTTAATCTAAAAAATACCGATTATGAAAATGGCCGAAAAATATTTGATTTTTTAAGTGGTGCTCTCTTTGCACTGGATGGATCAATTAATAAGATTGCGGATAATGTATTTATTTTAGCCCCAAAAGCGGTAGCGGTTTTAACCAATCCTCAACAGGACGATTTGGATTTCAATGCGCCAATTTTAGAGTGGGATGAGGATATGGAATAG
- a CDS encoding MBG domain-containing protein, which translates to MTIPPTTAVNAGSVVPKTFVSYTDVGVYPVLVKVTNPNYADSPAVESSISITKAPATIVIDSKTKVFGTTDPALTAVVGGTVNGDSLAYTLDRADGETVGTYAITAAVKAEENPNYSITVTENSLSITPATGNVATAPAVTAVYDGKGHVLTPGASIEGSTPMYSVNGGTTWTETAPSYTDVGVYPVLVKVTNPNYADSPAVESSISITKAPATIVIDSKTKVFGTTDPALTAVVGGIVNGDSLAYTLDRADGETVGTYAITAAVKAEENPNYSITVTENSLSITPATGNVATAPAVTAVYDGKGHVLTPGASIEGSTPMYSVNGGTTWTETAPSYTDVGVYPVLVKVTNPNYADSPAVESSISITKAPATIVIDSKTKVFGTTDPALTAVVGGIVNGDSWHTH; encoded by the coding sequence TTGACAATTCCTCCCACCACTGCCGTTAATGCGGGATCTGTCGTGCCGAAGACTTTCGTCAGCTATACCGATGTGGGAGTATATCCTGTATTAGTGAAGGTAACCAATCCGAACTATGCAGACAGCCCGGCGGTAGAAAGCTCAATCAGCATCACCAAAGCGCCAGCGACGATTGTGATCGATAGCAAGACGAAAGTCTTCGGCACGACAGATCCCGCATTAACGGCAGTGGTGGGAGGAACCGTCAACGGCGACAGTCTGGCATACACATTAGACCGGGCTGACGGCGAAACCGTAGGAACCTATGCGATTACAGCAGCAGTGAAAGCGGAAGAAAACCCGAATTACAGCATTACCGTTACAGAAAACAGCTTAAGCATCACCCCGGCAACGGGCAATGTAGCAACAGCACCAGCGGTAACAGCCGTTTATGACGGAAAAGGCCATGTACTGACCCCGGGCGCCAGCATTGAAGGATCAACTCCGATGTACAGCGTAAACGGCGGAACAACATGGACTGAAACAGCACCAAGCTATACCGATGTGGGAGTATATCCTGTATTAGTGAAGGTAACCAATCCGAACTATGCAGACAGCCCGGCGGTAGAAAGCTCAATCAGCATCACCAAAGCGCCAGCGACGATTGTGATCGATAGCAAGACGAAAGTCTTCGGCACGACAGATCCCGCATTAACGGCAGTGGTGGGAGGAATTGTCAACGGCGACAGCCTGGCATACACATTAGACCGGGCTGACGGCGAAACCGTAGGAACCTATGCGATTACAGCAGCAGTGAAAGCGGAAGAAAACCCGAATTACAGCATTACCGTTACAGAAAACAGCTTAAGCATCACCCCGGCAACGGGCAATGTAGCAACAGCACCAGCGGTAACAGCCGTTTATGACGGAAAAGGCCATGTACTGACCCCGGGCGCCAGCATTGAAGGATCAACTCCGATGTACAGCGTAAACGGCGGAACAACATGGACTGAAACAGCACCAAGCTATACCGATGTGGGAGTATATCCTGTATTAGTGAAGGTAACCAATCCGAACTATGCAGACAGCCCGGCGGTAGAAAGCTCAATCAGCATCACCAAAGCGCCAGCGACGATTGTGATCGATAGCAAGACGAAAGTCTTCGGCACGACAGATCCCGCATTAACGGCAGTGGTGGGAGGAATTGTCAACGGCGACAGCTGGCATACACATTAG